A window of Streptomyces broussonetiae genomic DNA:
AACATGCATGCATGTTAGGTAGGAGCCTCGCGGGGATGTCAACGAAGTGAACGGAAGCTACCGGCCAGTTGACTGACCATATATGGACAAACCGCCGCAATGAGCCACCAGTCGTGATGACGGCGTTACTTAACAGGTAACTATCGACGGGCGATGGTGTCGAGTTCGCGCGCCAGTCGTCGCACGGCCTGCTCGGGCGTCTCGCGCCCGGTCAGGGCGCCGTACACCACCGCCTGCACGACCAGGCTGACCTGGTCGTAGTGCGCGCTCTTGGGGCGCGGCGCGGCGGTGAGCACGGCGGTGCGCAGGGTCGGCAGATAGGGGAACTGCCGGATCAGCGCGGGATCCTGGTAGAGCGCGGCGCGTACGGGCGGCAGCGCGCCCCGGGTGAGTACCTGGCGCTGGACCTGCTCGCTGGTGAGGTAGGCGATCAGGCGCGCGGCGGAATCGGGGTGCCGGGCATGGGTGTTGACCGCCAGGTTGGAACCGCCCAGGACGCTCGTCCCCGGTCCGTCGGGGCCGGGCAGCGGTACGGCGCCGATCCGGCCGGCGACCCTGGAGCCCTTGGCGGAGGCGACGGCGTAGGCGTAGGGCCAGTTGCGCAGGAAGAGCAGTCTGCCGTCCTGGAAGGCCTGTTTGGACTCCTCCTCCTTCCACGTCAGCGCCGCCTTCGGGATCCAGCCCTCGCGGACCCCCCGGGCGAGGAAGCCGATGCCCTCACGGGCGGCGGCCGAGTCGACGGTGACCCGGGTGCCCTCGTCACCGAGGATGGACCCGCCCGCCGAGTACACGGCCTCGGCCGCGTTGACGGTGAGGCCCTCGTACGGCAGGAACTGGCCCGCGTAACCGTCGAGTCCGTACCTGGGCGCGATGGTCCTGGCGTCGCGCTCCAGCTCGGCCCAGGTACGCGGCGGCGGCACACCCTCCTTGGCGAGGACGTCCTTGCGGTACAGCAGGAGTCCGGCGTTCGTGACGTACGGGACCGCGTACAGCCGTCCGTCGTAGGTCGCCGTGTTCACGACGGGCGGCAGGAAGCTCTTCAGCGGGAAGCGGCTCGGGGGCAGTGGTCGGATCCAGCCGGCCGCCGCGAACTCCGAGGTCCAGTTGACGTCGATGTTGAGGACGTCGAAGCGGCTCCGGTCGCCGCCGCGCAGGTCGGTCGTCATCTGCGCATGGGTCTCGTCGGCCGAGTCCGGCAGCTCGACGAGGGTGACCTTCTCGCCGGGGTGGGTGCGGTTCCAGCCCTGGAGCAGTGGGCCGAGATAACCGGTGAGGTCGCCGGCGGTGGCCAGAGTGAGCGGACCGCGCCCACCGCCCGCGCCCTCCTCGGCGCGGGCCCCGGAGGTGACGTACCCGGCGATGACCACGGCAAGAACGAGGAGGCCCCTACCGGCGGCGCGCATCCACCGCATAGGTTCCTCCTTGAACACGTACGCACGGCTCCGGGCACCCTCGCCCCGGGAGTCAGAGGCCATGTATACCTGTTAGGTATGAGCGATACTAGGGCCCGGAGCACATTGTGAGCAGACAGGAGGACAGCACGAGTGCGCCTGCCCCTCCTGGCACTCCTCGCCCGCGGCCCCGCCCACGGCTATGAGCTGAAGCAGGACCTTGAGCAACTGCTGGGCTCCGCGTACCCTCAGCCGAACGTCGGCCAGATCTACGTCACCCTCGGCCGCCTGGAGAAGTCCGGGCTGATCGAGGGCGAGGACGTCGAGCAGTCCAGCCGACCCAACAAGAAGGTCTACCACCTCACCGACGCCGGGCGGGAGGCGCTGCACGCCTGGTTCGAGGAGACCGAGGAAGAGCCGCGGGTACGGGACGAGTTCTTCATGAAGCTGGCCCTCGCCCCGCAGACCCGTCTCGCCGACCAGATCGCGCTCATCAACAAGCAGCGGCGCCAGTACCTCAACACCATGCGCAACCTGTCGAAACTGGCCGCGGCCGAGAACCGGGACAACCGAATCGCCCACCTGCTGATCGAGGGCGCGATGCTGCACCTGCAGGCCGACCTGGACTGGCTGGAGCGGTGCCAGGAGGAACTGGAATGAGCGAGGACCGTGTTCCGGTGCTCCGCGCCGCGGGCCTGGTGAAGACCCACCACGGGGAGGGCGCGCCCGCGCACGCCGTCCGCGAGGTGGACCTCGGTGTGGCCCGGGGCGAGTTCGTCGCGATCACCGGCCCGTCCGGCGCCGGGAAGTCGACGCTGCTGCACCTGCTGGGCGGACTGCAGCGGCCGGACGCCGGCAGCATCTGGCTGGACGGCCGCTGCACGGACTCCTTCAGCGAGGCGCGCTGGGCGGTGGAGCGCCGCCGGTCCATCGGCATCGTCTTCCAGTTCTTCAACCTGGTGTCGAACCTGTCCGTCGCCGACAACGTCGAACTGCCCGCCCTGCTGGCCGGTGCACCGCCGAAGAAGGCCCGCGCCGAGCGCGAGGCGCTCCTGGCCGAGCTGGGTCTCGAGGGCAAGGAGCGCAGCCTGCCCGGCGAGCTGTCCGGTGGCGAGCAGCAGCGGGTCGCGCTCGCCCGGGCCCTGGTCAACCATCCGCCGCTGCTGCTGGCGGACGAGCCCGCGGGCAGTCTGGACAGCAAGGGCACCCGCGAGGTGATGCGGCTGCTGTCCCGCTTCCACGGACGCGGCCAGACCATCGTGCTGGTCACGCATGACGCCCGGCTGGCCAGCGCCGCGGACCGGGTGATCAGCTTCTTCGACGGCCGCATAGCGGACGATGCCTCGCTGGACGGTGCGCCGCCGCGCCGCGCCGGCATCTCCGGTGTACTGGAGCTGAAGGACTGACCGTGCGGGCCACCCTGCGCTGGGCGCACTCCGATCTGCGCACGCATCGCGGCGAGGCGCTGTTCCTCGTGCTGGCCACCGCCGGCATCGTCGCCTCACTGCTGCTGGCCACCGCTCTGTTCGGCTATGCGACCAATCCCTGGCAGCGGACCTTCGCCGAGGCGCGTGGGGCCCATGTGTGGATCCACACGGCGCAGTCCGCGGACACCGGAAGGCTCGCCCGGCTGGACGGCGTCACGTCCGTCGCCGGTCCCTACCGCACCGAGCCCGTCACCGTCGCCGCACGCGGCACCCGTGCCTCCGTCGAACTGCGGGGCACCCCGCACCTGCCCTCCGTCGGCCGGCCGCTGCTCACCGCCGGGCACTGGCTGGATCCGGCCGAGCCGGACGGTGTGGTGCTGGAGAGCGGCCTGGCCCGCGCCCTGCTGGCCGAGCCCGGCGACACCCTGACCCTGCCCGGCACCGCCCGCACCCTGACCGTCGAGGGCATCGCGGACAGCGCCGAACCCGCGTACAGCCCTGGCGAGGAGCCGGGCCTGGTCTGGGCCCTGCCGTCCGCGGTCCGGGCGCCGGGCGGCCAGGTCATCGGGCTGCGGCTCGGTGATCCGTCCGACACCGACTACGCGGTGCAGCGCGCCGTCACCGTGCTGGGCGCGGGCGCGGTCGGCGAGGTCTCCACCTGGCAGCAGGCGCGCGCCCAGGCACAGGGCGACAACCGGCTGCTCGGGCAGGTACTCGGTCTGTTCGGTCTCGGCGCGCTGATCGCGGCCGGGTTCGCCGTGCACGGGGCGATCGCCACCCGGATCCGCGGCCATCTGCGGGACCTGTCGGTGCTCAAGGCGATCGGCTTCACCCCCGGCCAGGTCGTACGGATCTTCCTGCTCCAGCACCTCGCCTACGCCCTGCTCGGAGCCGTGGCCGCCGCCGCGCTCACCGACACGCTGGGCAGCAGGATCCCCGGGCGGCTCGGTGACGCCGTGGGCGTGTGGCAGGGACTGCCGGGGCACACCGTGGCGCTGCTGGCGGTGCCCGCGGGTGCAGTGCTGTTCATCGGCCTGACCACGGGCCTCGCGGCCTGGCGAGCCGGACGGGTGCCACCGGTTCCGTTGCCGCGCCCGGCCACTGCGGCGGGCGGACGGCTCTCCGGGGCCGCCCGGCGGGCGCTCGGGCTGCGGCTGCCGGCCGCGCTGGTCCTCGGCTGCCACAAGGCGGTCACGGGGCGCGGACGCGCGTTGGCCACCGTGGCCCGGCTGACCCTGCCGTTGCTGCTGATCGTGGTGGCGCTCAGCGCCTGGACCACGATCGACCGCTTCCACACCAGCCCGGCCCGGGTCGGGCTGCCCACCTCGCTCACGGTCCGCACCGACGGCACACCGCCCGCGGCGGACTTGCGGTCCCTGCTGACCGGCGACTCCCGTGTGGCCGCCACCTATCCGGGGGTCGAGCTGGCCGCGCTGGTGCCCGGACAGACCGGGACCATCGCCCTGCGCGGCCTCGGCACCGACACCCGGCCCTATCCCTGCTCCCTCGCCGAAGGCCGGGCCGCGCACGGCCCGGACGAGGCGGTGGCCGGGCAGGGACTGCTGGACCTGCTGCACGCGCGGGTCGGCGACTGGGTACGGTTGATGGTCGGCGACCGCCCACAGATCCTGCACATCGTCGGCCGCAGCATCGAACCGCAGAACGCCGGCCGGGTGGTGACGACCTCCCTGGACACCCTGCGCGAGAACGACCCGCAGCTCGCCCCGGCCTTCTACGAGCTGCAGCTGCACCCGGGCGCCGACCCGCACCGCGTGGCCGCCGCACTCACCGCCGCCGGCCGGGGCCATCTGGACGTGCACGCCGTGCCGAACCCGGCCGACGGCATGTCCCCGCTGCGCGCGGTCGTCGCCGGCCTGATCGCGGTGCTCGCCCTCATCGGGCTGGTCGAACTGCTGACCGCGATCGGCGGGAGCGTGCGCGAGGGCGAGCGGGACGTGCTCGCCCTCAGGGCGATCGGCATGTCCCCGCGGCAGATCACCGCGATCACCGTCACGGCCACGAGCTGTACGGCCCTGGCCGCGACCCTCGCCGCCACGGCCCTCGGGCTGCCGCTGGCCCGCCGGCTCATCGACGCCCAGGGCGCCTCCAGCGGCATCGGTGCGGGGATCGCCCAGTCCCCGTCGCCCGAGCTGCTGCTCGCGCTGGGCTCGGCCGCCGTGCTGGGAGCGGCCGCGCTCGCTGCGCTGCCCGCGGCCCGCGCGGCACGCGGACGGCTCGCGGACACACTGAGCGCGGTGGCCTGAGCCGGCGCCCGGGTGGTGCCGGGACCCGTGATCAGCGGCAGCGCACGGGAGCCGGACGGCCGTGCAGCGCCCGGCTCCCGTGGGGCCCGATCAGCTACGGGCGCGCAACTCGCGGTACTTCGCGACCAGCGCCTTGGTCGACGCGTCCAGGCCGGGCACCTCGGCACCCTCGGTCAGTGCCGGCTCCACCCGCTTGGCGAGGACCTTGCCCAGCTCGACGCCCCACTGGTCGAAGGAGTCGATGTTCCACACGGCGCCCTGGACGAACACCTTGTGTTCGTAGAGGGCGACCAGCTGGCCGAGAACGGACGGGGTGAGTTCCTTGGCCAGGATGGTCGTCGTCGGCCGGTTGCCCTGGAAGGTCTTGTGCGGGACCAGTTCCTCGGCCACGCCCTCCGCGCGGACCTCCTCGGCGGTCTTGCCGAAGGCGAGGGCCTGGGTCTGGGCGAAGAAGTTGGCCATCAACAGGTCGTGCTGCGCCTTGAGTCCAGCGCTCAGTTCGGCCACCGGCTCGGCGAAGCCGATGAAGTCCGCCGGGATCAGCTTGGTGCCCTGGTGGATCAACTGGTAGTAGGCGTGCTGGCCGTTGGTGCCCGGCGTGCCCCACACCACCGGCCCGGTCTGCCAGTCGACCTGCTTGCCGTCGCGCGCCACGTACTTGCCGTTGGACTCCATGTCCAGCTGCTGGAGATAGGCGGTGAACCGGGAGAGGTAGTGGCTGTACGGCAGGACGGCGTGCGACTGGGCGTCGTGGAAGTTGTCGTACCAGATGCCCAACAGGCCGAGCAGGAGCGGGACGTTGGCCTCGGCGGGTGCGGTGCGGAAGTGGTCGTCGACCAGCCGGAAACCGTCCAGCATCTCCCGGAAGCGGTCCGGACCGATGGCGATCATCAGGGAAAGGCCGATCGCGGAGTCGTACGAGTACCGCCCGCCGACCCAGTCCCAGAACTCGAACATGTTGGCCGTGTCGATACCGAACTCGGCCACCTTCTCGGTGTTGGTCGACAGGGCCACGAAGTGCTTGGCGACCGCGGAGTCTCCCCCACCGAGCGCGTCCAGCAGCCACGAGCGCGCGGAGGTGGCGTTGGTGATCGTCTCGATGGTGGTGAAGGTCTTGGAGGCGATGACGAACAGCGTCTCGGCCGGGTCCAGGTCCCGGGTTGCCTCGTGCAGGTCGGCGCCGTCCACGTTGGAGACGAAGCGGACGGTCAGCTCGCGGTCGGTGAAGCTGCGCAGCACCTCGTAGGCCATCGCGGGGCCCAGGTCGGAGCCGCCGATGCCGACGTTGATCACGTTCTTGATGCGCTTGCCGGTGTGACCGGTCCAGGCGCCGGAGCGGACACGGTCGGCGAAGTCGCTCATCTTGTCGAGCACGGCGTGCACCTTGGGGACGACGTTCTCGCCGTCGACCTCGATCACCGCGTCCCGCGGGGCACGCAGCGCGGTGTGCAGCACCGCGCGGTTCTCGGTGACGTTGATCTTCTCGCCGCGGAACATGGCGTCGCGCAGCGCGAACACGTCCGTGGCCGCGGCCAGCTCGCGCAGCAGCCGCAGCGTCTCGTCGGTGACCAGGTGCTTCGAGTAGTCGATGTACAGGTCACCGACCCGGAGCGTGTATCCCTCACCGCGTCCGGGATCGGCGGCGAACAATTCCCTCAGATGGGTGTCGGCCAGCCCTTCGCGGTGCTTGGCGAGAGCGGCCCATTCGGGCCTCTGGTTGAGCCTGGTACGGCCGTCTGCGTTCATTTCCGACTTCCGCCTTCTTTCGTGCCTGTCCCAGCTGTTCCAACCTAATTGATCACCGCGTGGTGCGAGCCGTGGTGGCGTCCCTGTGCGGCGCAACAACAGGTACGTCCGGCTGACGGGCCGGTATCAGCGAGATGACCGCGAGGGTGAACAGGGCGGCGGCGAGCAGGGCCGGGCCGTTGAGACCACGCCGGCCACCGCGCCGCCGAGGAGCGCGCCGAGCGGGGCGCCGGAGGTGGAGGAGGTGCGGAAGGCGGCGGAGACACGGCCGACCATGGCGGCCGGGCTGTGTTCCTGCATGAGCGTGCAGAAAGGTGCCGGCGTCGGCGACGAAGGGCAGGAACACGCCGACGGACAGCAGGACCGGCACGAAGGGGCCCGCCAGCAGCCCGCCTGCGAGCTGCTGACCCGTCATCAGCCTGGCGTTGGCCCCGCCGAGGGCCTCGCGTCGCGCCAGTGAGGGCAGCAGCGCCGTTGCGGCGTTGTCGAACAGCGTCTGGAGTGTGGTCTGGCCGAAGGCGAGGGCGAGCAGCAGGGGAACCGAGGCGAAGCCCGCCCCCCACCAGGAGGGCGAACGAGGCGACGAGCAGCCCGCGCACGGTGTCCACGGCCCACATCGCCCGCCGCTGGTCGACCCGGTCGGCCACGGCTCCGCCCAGCAGCCAGGGCAGATAGCCGCACGCCGTCAGCGAGGCGATGACCAGCGGGTCGTCGGTGAGCCGCACGGCAAACTTGCGGCAGCGCGGCCGTACGCAGCGCGTCCCCGAACCGGGAGACCACGGCGGCCGTCCACAGTGGGCCGAATTCCCCGCGCCACGCGGGTGCTCCCGTGCTCGCCGCCTCGATCGCAGCCATCCGCCCCCCCTCACGATGCGCCGGTGCACCACTCGATGCACACAACCGTAGAGGGCGGCACTGACAACGGGCCGTCCGCACGCGGGTCCAGACACCTCCGGCCCGGCACCCTGGGGCGCCCGGCCGGTCACATCCCTAGATCTCGCCCCGCAGTTTGGCGAGCGCCTCGGCGAGGATCGCCTCGCCGTCCGCGTCGCTGCGCCGCTCCCGCACATAGGCGAGGTGCGTCTTGTAGGGCTCGGTGCGCGGCGGGTCCGGTGGGTTGTCCCGGTCCTGGCCGGCCGGGAAGCCGCAGCGCGGGCAGTCCCAAGTGTCCGGAACCTGCGCGTCGCTGGCGAAGCTCGGCTGAGTCTCGTGCCCGTTGGAGCACCAGAAGGAGATGCGCAGACGCGGCGCGGACTCGCCGCGCTCGGCCTCGCCCATCGGCCCCGCCCCGACCCGGCTTCCTCGGATCGCGTTGCCACTTGCCACGGTCGTAACTCCCTGCGTGATGGTGCCGCGAAGCGAGTCGGCGTTCCGCTTCGCTGCGAGCGCCTCAGTCTACGTAAGGCCCAACGCGCGTCCAGTGATTGGAGTTACAAGCCCTCACACCCAGACGCAAGCCCCATGATAGGCCGCGCCCAGGAGCGCGTACCGAACATGGGGCCTTACGTACCGAATATGCGTGATCTGCGTGCTGTGCGGGAGAGTGTCAGCCGTTCGACTTCATCAGGATGCCGAGAACGATGATGCACGCGAACCACAGCAGACCGATCACGATGGTGATCCGGTCGAGGTTGCGCTCGGCGACCGAGGAGCCGCCGACGGAGGACTGCATGCCGCCACCGAACATGTCGGAGAGGCCGCCGCCCTTTCCCTTGTGCATCAGCACCAGCAGCATCAGCAGCAGGCTGAAGATGATCAGGGCGATCGAGAACCCCAAAACCACGGCTGGACCAACTTCCTCGGATTCGGATGGACGACGGGGGCACAGCACACCGGCTGTGCCCCCGCAAGAGTACGACGTATCGTCGCTACCGCCTACTCACAGCGTGCGTCACTGATCGCGGAAACGCACGATCTTGACGAACTCGTCGGCGTCCAGCGAGGCACCGCCGACCAGGGCGCCGTCGATGTCGGCCTGCGCCATGATCTCGGCGACGTTGCCCGACTTCACGGAGCCGCCGTACTGGATGCGGATCTTGTCGGCCACGTCCTGCGAGTACAGCTCGGCCAGCTTGGCGCGGATCGCGGCGCAGACCTCCTGGGCGTCCGCGGAGCCGCAGACCTTGCCGGTGCCGATGGCCCACACGGGCTCATAGGCGATCACGATCGTCTCGGCCTGCTCGGCCGGGACGTCCTTGAGGCCGCCCTCCAGCTGGGCGAGGGTGTGGGAGACGTGGTTGCCCGCCTCGCGGACGTCCAGCTCCTCGCCGACGCACAGGATCGGGGTCAGGCCGTGCTTGTAGGCGGCCTTGACCTTGGCGTTGACGATCTCGTCGGTCTCGTCGTGGTACTGGCGGCGCTCGGAGTGGCCGATGACCGCGTACGTGCACTTCAGCTTGGCCAGCATCGGGCCGGAGATCTCGCCGGTGTAGGCACCGGAGTCGTGCTGCGAGATGTCCTGGGAGCCGTACTTGATCTTGAGCTTGTCGCCGTCGACCAGGGTCTGCACGGAGCGCAGGTCGGTGAAGGGCGGCAGGACGGCGACCTCGACGGCCTCGTAGTCCTTGTCGGCCAGGGCGAAGGCGAGCTTCTGGACGTGGGCGATGGCCTCGAGGTGGTTGAGGTTCATCTTCCAGTTGCCCGCCATCAGCGGCGTGCGGGTGGTCATACGGGGTCAGTCCTCCAGTGCGGCGAGGCCGGGGAGCGTCTTGCCCTCGAGGTATTCGAGGGAGGCGCCGCCACCGGTCGAGATGTGTCCGAACGCGTTCTCGTCGAAGCCGAGCGTACGCACGGCCGCGGCGGAGTCACCGCCGCCGACGACGGTGAAGCCGTCCGAGTCGACGAGAGCCTGGGCGACGGCCCGGGTGCCCTCGGCGTAGTCGGGGTGCTCGAAGACGCCCATGGGACCGTTCCAGAAGACGGTGGCCGCGTCGGCGAGCTTCGAGGCGTACAGCTTGCGGGTCTCCGGACCGATGTCCAGGCCCTCCTGGTCGGCGGGGATCTTGTCCGCGGCGACGGTCGTGGGGTTGGCCGGAGCCTTCGTCTTCAGGTCCGGGAACTCGGGCGAGACGAGGACGTCGACGGGGAGCACCAGCTCGACGCCGTTCTTCTCCGCGCGCTCCATGTACTCGGTGACGGTCGGGATCTGGTCCTCCTGGAGGAGGGAGATGCCGACCTCGTAGCCCTTGGCCTTGAGGAAGGTGTAGGCCATGCCGCCGCCGATGAGCAGCCGGTCGGCCTTGCCGAGCAGCTCGTCGATCACGGCGAGCTTGTCGGAGACCTTGGCGCCGCCGAGCGCGACGACGTAGGGGCGCTTGACGTCCTCGGTGAGCTTCTTCAGGACGCCGACCTCGGTGCTGATGAGGTGGCCGGCGTAGTGCGGCAGCCTCTTCGGCAGGTCGTAGACCGAGGCGTGCTTGCGGTGCACGGCGCCGAAGCCGTCACCGACGTAGACGTCGGCGAGAGCGGCCAGCCGGTCGGCGAACTCGCCTCGCTCGGTGTCGTCCTTGGAGGTCTCGCCGGGGTTGAAGCGCAGGTTCTCGATGACCGCGACCTGGCCGGGCTGCAGGCCGTCGACGGCGTCGTGGGCGGCGGGGCCGACGGTGTCCTGGGCGAAGGCGACCGGAGCACCGAGGAGTTCACCGAGGCGCTCGGCGGCGGGCAGCAGTGAGAAGGCCGGGTCCGGGGCGCCCTTGGGGCGGCCCAGGTGCGAGGCGACGACCACCTTGGCGCCCGCGTCCGCGAGGGCCTTGACGGTGGGCAGGACGGCGCGGATACGGCCGTCGTCGGTGATGGTGGTGCCGTCCAACGGCACGTTGAGGTCGGCGCGGACGAAGACCCGCTTGCCGCTCACGCCGGCGGCGAGAAGTTCGTCGATCGTCTTCATTGAGTGGACTCCAAGGAGGGCTCGTGGTGCACCTGATCGTAAGAGGACGTGGTCCGTACGCGAGAGCAGGGCCCGGACAGCGCGGCGGTGCGCTGCCCGAGCCCTGCTCTCACTTCAAGGTCCTGCCGTGTCGATCAGAGCTGGCTGCCGACGAAGACCGTGAGGTCGACGAGGCGGTTGGAGTAGCCCCACTCGTTGTCGTACCAGCCGAGGATCTTCACCGAGTTGCCCTCCTGGACCATGGTCAGGGAGGAGTCGAAGGTACAGGAGGCCGGGTCGCCGACGATGTCCGAGGAGACGATCGGGTCCTCGGTGTAGGCCAGGTAGCCCTTGAGGTCGCCGTCCTCGGCGGCCTTCTTGAACGCCGCGTTGACCTCGTCCTTGGTGACCTCGCGCTGGAGCTGCACGACGAGGTCGGTGGCGGAGCCGGTGGGAACCGGCACGCGCATGGCGATGCCGTCCAGCTTGCCCTTGAGCTGCGGCAGGACCAGCGCGGTGGCCTTGGCGGCACCCGTGGTGGTCGGGATGATGTTCTCGGCGGCGGCACGGGCGCGGCGCAGGTCCTTGTGCGGGAAGTCCAGGATGCGCTGGTCGTTCGTGTACGCGTGCACCGTGGTCATCAGACCCTTGACGATGCCGAAGTTCTCGTCGAGAACCTTCGCCATCGGCGCCACACAGTTGGTGGTGCAGGAGGCGTTGGAGATGACGTGGTCGTTCGCCGGGTCGTACTTGTCCTGGTTGACGCCCATGACGATGGTGATGTCCTCGTCCTTGGCCGGAGCCGAGATGAGGACCTTCTTGGCGCCACCGGCGAGGTGCTGGGCGGCGTCCTCGCGCTTGGTGAAGATGCCGGTCGACTCGATGACGATGTCGACGCCCAGCTCACCCCAGGGGATGTCGGCCGGGTTGCGCTCGGACAGCACCTTGATGGTGTGACCGTCGACCGTGATGGTGTCGGCGGTGTGGGTGACCTCCTGCTTGAGGCGGCCCAGGATCGTGTCGTACTTCAGCAGGTGAGCGGTGGTCGCGGTGTCACCCAGATCGTTGACAGCCACGACCTCGATGTCTGCACCCTGCTGCAGCAACGCGCGGAAGTAGTTACGCCCGATGCGGCCGAAGCCGTTGATGCCTACGCGGATCGTCACGAACCGATCTCCTCGTTGGTACGCCGGCCATGCGGTGCCGGCGAGCTCTGTTTGGGATGTCCCCGACCACCACCGACCCTACCTCTCTGTGGGCCCCGGAGTGACATCGAGATGACCCATACACGGGCAGGCAGTCCGTACCCACCAGTAGAGGTACGGACCGCCTCGGATCGGCAGTGGATTCACCCGTATTTATTACGGAATGCCAGGCGCTTTTGACGCCTCCTTCACTCGTTCGTGAGCGGGTCGGCTCACTTGATGAGTACCCCGTTTGCGCACCGTTGAGAGGGGGTTCCGCTCACCTGAGGAACAAGGGGTGCGGGATCTGTCAAGGAAGGCACGCCCGGCCGTTCCCCCGCCCTCTTTGAAGGGCAGGGTTTTCCAGGCTCTTTCTGCTTCGCGGGCGCGGGAACGGGACTCGAGGCGGGCGCGGGCAGGTGTGAAAAACCGGTGCCGAAGCCCCAACTGGGCCTCGGCACCGGTGCGTTGACGAAATGAGGTCAGCCGACCAGGTTTTCCGCCAGCTCCTCGCTGAGGTTGGCCTCCGTGCTCGGGATGCCCAGATCTGCGGCTCGCTTGTCGGCCATCGCCAACAGACGGCGGATACGGCCCGCGACCGCGTCCTTGGTCAGCGGCGGGTCGGCGAGCGCGCCCAGCTCCTCCAGCGAGGCCTGCTTGTGCTCCATGCGCAGCCGGCCGGCCGCCGCGAGGTGCTCGGGGACCTCGTCACCGAGGATCTCCAGCGCCCGCTGGACCCGGGCACCGGCGGCCACGGCCGCGCGGGCGGAGCGGCGCAGGTTGGCGTCGTCGAAGTTGGCGAGCCGGTTGGCCGTCGCCCGCACCTCGCGGCGCATCCGGCGCTCTTCCCAGGCCAGCACCGACTCGTGTGCGCCGAGCCGGGTCAGCAGCGCGCCGATCGCGTCGCCGTCGCGCACGACCACCCGGTCCACGCCCCGCACCTCACGTGCCTTCGCGGCGATCGACAGCCGGCGGGCGGCGCCGACCAGCGCGAGCGCGGCCTCCGGGCCCGGGCAGGTCACCTCCAGGGAGGAGGAACGGCCGGGCTCGGTCAGCGAGCCGTGCGCCAGGAACGCCCCGCGCCAGGCCGCCTCCGCATCACAGGTGGCCCCGGAGACCACCTGCGGGGGCAGGCCACGGATCGGGCGGCCCCGGCCGTCCACGAGCCCGGTCTGGCGAGCCAGCTGGTCACCGCCCGCCACCACCCGGACGACGTACCGCGAACCGCGGCGCAGCCCACCGGGCGCCATCACGATCA
This region includes:
- a CDS encoding ABC transporter substrate-binding protein, which encodes MRWMRAAGRGLLVLAVVIAGYVTSGARAEEGAGGGRGPLTLATAGDLTGYLGPLLQGWNRTHPGEKVTLVELPDSADETHAQMTTDLRGGDRSRFDVLNIDVNWTSEFAAAGWIRPLPPSRFPLKSFLPPVVNTATYDGRLYAVPYVTNAGLLLYRKDVLAKEGVPPPRTWAELERDARTIAPRYGLDGYAGQFLPYEGLTVNAAEAVYSAGGSILGDEGTRVTVDSAAAREGIGFLARGVREGWIPKAALTWKEEESKQAFQDGRLLFLRNWPYAYAVASAKGSRVAGRIGAVPLPGPDGPGTSVLGGSNLAVNTHARHPDSAARLIAYLTSEQVQRQVLTRGALPPVRAALYQDPALIRQFPYLPTLRTAVLTAAPRPKSAHYDQVSLVVQAVVYGALTGRETPEQAVRRLARELDTIARR
- a CDS encoding PadR family transcriptional regulator; this translates as MRLPLLALLARGPAHGYELKQDLEQLLGSAYPQPNVGQIYVTLGRLEKSGLIEGEDVEQSSRPNKKVYHLTDAGREALHAWFEETEEEPRVRDEFFMKLALAPQTRLADQIALINKQRRQYLNTMRNLSKLAAAENRDNRIAHLLIEGAMLHLQADLDWLERCQEELE
- a CDS encoding ABC transporter ATP-binding protein, which codes for MSEDRVPVLRAAGLVKTHHGEGAPAHAVREVDLGVARGEFVAITGPSGAGKSTLLHLLGGLQRPDAGSIWLDGRCTDSFSEARWAVERRRSIGIVFQFFNLVSNLSVADNVELPALLAGAPPKKARAEREALLAELGLEGKERSLPGELSGGEQQRVALARALVNHPPLLLADEPAGSLDSKGTREVMRLLSRFHGRGQTIVLVTHDARLASAADRVISFFDGRIADDASLDGAPPRRAGISGVLELKD
- a CDS encoding ABC transporter permease, which produces MRATLRWAHSDLRTHRGEALFLVLATAGIVASLLLATALFGYATNPWQRTFAEARGAHVWIHTAQSADTGRLARLDGVTSVAGPYRTEPVTVAARGTRASVELRGTPHLPSVGRPLLTAGHWLDPAEPDGVVLESGLARALLAEPGDTLTLPGTARTLTVEGIADSAEPAYSPGEEPGLVWALPSAVRAPGGQVIGLRLGDPSDTDYAVQRAVTVLGAGAVGEVSTWQQARAQAQGDNRLLGQVLGLFGLGALIAAGFAVHGAIATRIRGHLRDLSVLKAIGFTPGQVVRIFLLQHLAYALLGAVAAAALTDTLGSRIPGRLGDAVGVWQGLPGHTVALLAVPAGAVLFIGLTTGLAAWRAGRVPPVPLPRPATAAGGRLSGAARRALGLRLPAALVLGCHKAVTGRGRALATVARLTLPLLLIVVALSAWTTIDRFHTSPARVGLPTSLTVRTDGTPPAADLRSLLTGDSRVAATYPGVELAALVPGQTGTIALRGLGTDTRPYPCSLAEGRAAHGPDEAVAGQGLLDLLHARVGDWVRLMVGDRPQILHIVGRSIEPQNAGRVVTTSLDTLRENDPQLAPAFYELQLHPGADPHRVAAALTAAGRGHLDVHAVPNPADGMSPLRAVVAGLIAVLALIGLVELLTAIGGSVREGERDVLALRAIGMSPRQITAITVTATSCTALAATLAATALGLPLARRLIDAQGASSGIGAGIAQSPSPELLLALGSAAVLGAAALAALPAARAARGRLADTLSAVA
- the pgi gene encoding glucose-6-phosphate isomerase, whose amino-acid sequence is MNADGRTRLNQRPEWAALAKHREGLADTHLRELFAADPGRGEGYTLRVGDLYIDYSKHLVTDETLRLLRELAAATDVFALRDAMFRGEKINVTENRAVLHTALRAPRDAVIEVDGENVVPKVHAVLDKMSDFADRVRSGAWTGHTGKRIKNVINVGIGGSDLGPAMAYEVLRSFTDRELTVRFVSNVDGADLHEATRDLDPAETLFVIASKTFTTIETITNATSARSWLLDALGGGDSAVAKHFVALSTNTEKVAEFGIDTANMFEFWDWVGGRYSYDSAIGLSLMIAIGPDRFREMLDGFRLVDDHFRTAPAEANVPLLLGLLGIWYDNFHDAQSHAVLPYSHYLSRFTAYLQQLDMESNGKYVARDGKQVDWQTGPVVWGTPGTNGQHAYYQLIHQGTKLIPADFIGFAEPVAELSAGLKAQHDLLMANFFAQTQALAFGKTAEEVRAEGVAEELVPHKTFQGNRPTTTILAKELTPSVLGQLVALYEHKVFVQGAVWNIDSFDQWGVELGKVLAKRVEPALTEGAEVPGLDASTKALVAKYRELRARS
- a CDS encoding RNA polymerase-binding protein RbpA, which translates into the protein MASGNAIRGSRVGAGPMGEAERGESAPRLRISFWCSNGHETQPSFASDAQVPDTWDCPRCGFPAGQDRDNPPDPPRTEPYKTHLAYVRERRSDADGEAILAEALAKLRGEI
- the secG gene encoding preprotein translocase subunit SecG, whose amino-acid sequence is MGFSIALIIFSLLLMLLVLMHKGKGGGLSDMFGGGMQSSVGGSSVAERNLDRITIVIGLLWFACIIVLGILMKSNG